In a single window of the Gemmatimonas sp. genome:
- a CDS encoding DUF502 domain-containing protein yields the protein MRRLLGYFVRGLVLLAPLVVTVWVCWLVFTNVDGWLGSVPYRGEEIRKRLPGVGFVLTLLLITVVGFLGSNLLTRSAVNVLEGLMGRLPFVRLLYGSTKDLLNAFVGEKRRFDKPVSLDLAPDGGVRLVGFVTQESLAHLGMSQYVAVYCPHSYNFSGQLHLVLATRVRALDVASADAMAFVVSGGVSGLVPAALSTGENATVRTS from the coding sequence ATGAGACGGTTGCTCGGCTATTTCGTACGCGGACTCGTGCTGCTGGCCCCACTGGTCGTAACCGTGTGGGTCTGCTGGCTGGTTTTCACGAATGTGGACGGCTGGCTCGGCAGCGTACCGTACAGAGGCGAGGAAATCCGGAAACGACTGCCGGGCGTGGGCTTCGTGCTAACGCTGCTGCTGATCACCGTGGTCGGCTTCCTCGGATCCAACCTCCTTACGCGATCGGCCGTGAACGTGCTGGAGGGTCTCATGGGGCGCCTACCGTTCGTGCGCCTGCTCTACGGCTCAACGAAGGATTTGTTGAACGCCTTTGTGGGCGAGAAGCGCCGCTTCGACAAGCCGGTCTCGTTGGACCTCGCGCCGGATGGCGGTGTGCGGTTAGTGGGCTTCGTGACGCAGGAGTCGCTGGCACACCTTGGCATGTCGCAGTACGTGGCGGTGTACTGCCCGCACTCGTACAACTTCTCCGGCCAGTTGCATCTCGTGTTGGCAACCCGCGTGCGGGCGCTCGATGTGGCGAGCGCCGATGCGATGGCCTTCGTAGTGTCCGGCGGTGTGTCCGGACTCGTCCCTGCCGCTCTCTCCACTGGCGAAAACGCCACTGTCCGGACCTCCTGA